CAATGCGGCACTGAATATAAGAGATGTTGGAAAAGAAATGTTGAAATATTAGGAAATAAAAAAACAGGGCAGGGACTGTCCGAAGAGCTTGGTAAATATATTTGGCTAACAAAAGCAGATACTTCCCAAGAAGCTCCCGCTTCTAAAAGCGGGAGTAGTTCACTTCCTTAAAATCAATAATTTTAGCCTGTCTATGTATCTCCCTGCCTTCATAAAATAAAATAACTACTGGAACTGAAAATAAACTTAACTGTCCAACAGCTTCAGGAATTTCAGGGGCTTCAATATGATAGGATGGAAAATTTTTTTCATTTGCAATTTTTTCAACTTTTGGCATATCAGCATGACAGATACTGCAGTTATTCATTGAAACATATAATAAGAAATACTTTTCCTCTTTTATTTTATTCAGTATTTCCTCATAGTTTCCAAGTCTTTTCATACAATTTCTCCTTTTCTATTTTTTAAATTTTACTGAATAAATTATATTTTTAGCTTGTCCCAAATCATCTACTTGAGCAATTCCAATACCAATGACTTTAGATTTAAAAGGATTGAAGTCGTATTTTGATGTAAATGCGTCTATTTTGGATGGATCTTCTGGAGTAAGTAAAGTTATGTGGGGATCAAAACTTGTAAATACGTTTGGAGAGCCGTACAAATTGAAAGATTTTACT
This genomic stretch from Leptotrichia sp. oral taxon 218 harbors:
- a CDS encoding thioredoxin family protein, with protein sequence MKRLGNYEEILNKIKEEKYFLLYVSMNNCSICHADMPKVEKIANEKNFPSYHIEAPEIPEAVGQLSLFSVPVVILFYEGREIHRQAKIIDFKEVNYSRF